The genome window TTCAAAATTGGCAGAACCATTGGTCGCTAAAGCTGTGAACCAATAGGGTCTCATTCAGTATTTAGAGACAAACGGGTGCATTCAAAATAGCAGCAACTTGCGCCGCACCCCTTCCATACAGACAGCAACACGGGAGTTGGTGCTGTTCTCGTCGATTAGGTCTACGTCCAGTTTTTCTTTGAGACGTTGTACATAATTCTGGGCCGTTTTTTTGCTGACATGCAGCCGGTCAGCAATGGCCTGATCAGTCAAGCAATCTTTGCACAGCAACACTAGCACTTCTAGTTCCCGCTCAGTGAGGCGAGTCATGCGCCGCAGTTCTTTGGGCACACGCAGCTCGCCGTTGAGCGCGCTACGAGCTCCTTCTAGAAAGAGCGTACGGCGCTCCATTTTGTTGACCGCAGCAAAACCGCCTGCATGGTTGCTAATACGTTCTACTAAGGGGGCAAGCAACAGGGGTTCGCTGGAGTACACCATCACGTTCAGGCTAGGGTACTGCTCGAAAATGCGCCTGAGCAGGTCAAGGCCAGGTTCGGCTGACTGCTCGCCACTCGTTTGGCCAAAGAGCAGATCGACCACGACTAGGTCAGCGGTTTCCAGCGTTAGCCAATCCAGGGCCTGTTCCGGTGTTTCGAGCTTGATGCAACGGGCCTGCGCTTCCAACCGTTGCAACCAATCACAGTTGTTTTGGGCAACCTCTGGGTGGTCTTCAACGACTAAAAAACGGGGTTGAGCAACGGTCATGGATGGAGTGAAACAGTAATTTTAGTTGAGTGGTGGCGAGTCTTGAGCCAGAGGCGACAGAGACGAATGCCCAACGGTCGTGCCATCAAGTTGGGGCTGACCAGTAGTAGTCGGGGGGGTTACCCGGTAATAAGTGAGCTTGGCATCTGGACCCAAAACCACCACATCCCCTGCTTGCAAGTCGCAGGAGCTAACCCTTTGGTTCCGCACCATCAAGCCATTGGCGCTGGGACGGCCCTCCAAGTCACCATCGATCAGCCGATAGCGATATTGGCCCCGCTCGGCTTCCGGCAGCCTCAACAGCAGAGCATGTTGGCGCGAGACAAACTGCGACCGCACTTGGATATCACTTGAGGGGTCGCGGCCCAAAGTGTACTTAGCCCTTTGGAGCAAAAATTCGCGGCTGCCTGCCGAATCTTCCACGATCAGGAGGTGCTTCTGCGGTGCAGCGTTGGCCATAGGAACCTTTAGGTCGAGGCGTCCAGCCGCAGGGTCCAGATCAGCTCCGTACGCATACCGCCTCCAGCTAGGGGTAAGCGGCGCCAGAAGCCATCCGGCAACTCAGCAGCTATGGTGTTCATCACCTTAGTACCATAGCCGCTTCGCGACGGTTTGCCGACCGCAACACTGCCGTCATTATCAATAGTCAGAGTGCAGCGGCTGCCTTTTTGCTGCAAACTCACGAGAACCTGGGTAGCGCTGCCATGCGGCGCCTGGGCATGGCGGATTACATTGGTGATGCTCTCACGGAAAAACCGGAAGATGTCTTCGCGGGCGTCGATCCAGGCGCTATCTGAGGGCGGCTCCCGGAGGGGCTGTAGTTCTTGAATGACCTGCAGGCTTAGCTCGCCTGAATCTACAAGCTTTTGCAGCTCTGCCTGAATGCCTCGATGTAGGCCCTCGCGCAGCTCCGGTGTAACGCCCAATTTGGTTGCCAAATTACGGGCGTTGTTCAGTTCGTTGCGGATGCCCCGACCGATGCGCTCCAACTTGTCCAGGATTGGATTCACCTCTAGGTTGGGGTGATCTAATTGCAAGGTTTCGACCAGATCCATCACCAGTTTGAGATCCTGGAGCTGCCGGTCATGGATATCAGTGGCAACTCGGTAGAGCAGTTTACGGGCTTGGTAGCGCACGGCTTCCCGCTCTGCTAATTGCAACCGTTCGAGTTCACGTTGCTGCGCCTGCATTTGCTGCCGTTGCTGCCAGAGCAGTAGACACAGCGCCACACTCAGGCCGGTGCCAATCCAGGCCAAGACGGGTAGCGCCATCGGCACGAACAGGCCTTGCCTAAAGGCGACTAGACCAAGGCCAAAGTAGCCGAGACCTAGGGCAGCGCTGAGCCAACTGCCGCGCCAGGGCTGCCAGCCGCCTTTGTCCCGGCTAGACATAACCAGCCCAGCCACTAGCAAGGCTCCTACCAGGGTGATCAAAGCTTGTAGGCTAGCGGGAACGGTTTGATAGGCTGAGTCAGTGAGCAGGGTCGCCAGCAGGTTTGCCTCCACCTCTAGCGCAGGCATCGCTGTTCCAAAGGGAGTCTGTAGAGGGAAGGCCTCTGGGTAGCCACCGCTAAAGCCAACCAGTACGATCTTGCCCTGCACTCGCTGCGTCAGCTCGGGCTGAGCGGGTCCCACACACTGATCACCCGGCACCGGCGGACAGATCGCTTCAATGGCAATGCTGGCAAAGCTGCCGGTTGGCCCCCAAAAGTTCAGGCGCACCCCAAGCGGCTCAGCTTTAAACGGCGTCTGTCCGAACTTGGCCTGCCCGAACTTAGCCTGTTTAAACTTAGTGAGAGCTAGAGCCGCCGCCGAGGCAAACGATTGTCGTTGGAGGTTGTCGTTGCGAATGAAGGTGCCAGTGACCTGGGTGGAGCGAACTGTGTTATCCCCATCCGGCGTCAGGGCGACAAATCCCTGCACTGCTTCCGGCGGCACTTGATACTGGGCTGCGGCGGTAAAAGGCAGAAAGTGGTTGTAAATGGGCAGTTCTGAGTCGGGCAAACTGTAGGTTCGACTCGCATAAGCGGCCAAAACCAGTTGGTCGCCATGAGTGCTAACCACCTGTCGCAGCGGCGTATCGAGGTCTTCGTTACCGACTGATTGCGGAAATACGAAGCCACTGGGCAGGTTTAGGACAACAACTTGAGCCCCAGCCCCCAGGAGGCGCTGTGTCAGGCGGGCGTAGCTAGCTCGGTCTGGAAAGAAATCAGGACCGGCCTGAGTCGCAGTGGCAACTTGAGCGGGGGAGGCTTGAACTGGGGCTTGAGACTGAACAGTCTTCTGGCCGTCAATACTAACCAGGACTAACTCGGTGGGGGGCGTTTGGGGACCGCGCAGGCGCATTAGGGCATCCTGGAGACCCAACTCCCAAAAGCGAACTGGGGTCAATGGCAGAAGCAGGCCAAACACCAGTCCCCAACCGAGGCCCAAGCCAAGCGCGACAGTCTGTTGCGGGGGACGGCGAACGAAGGCCAGGTAATCCATCCTGTCGGGCCTATTGGGGACGAAGACGATAGTAAATAATTTGGTTCCCCTGGTACAAAGTCACCCGCAATTCGTTGCCAGATTGCTCGAAGCGCCAAGTGCCAGAGCCAGTACGGACTGAGCCATTGAGGCCAGTGGCGCTGGCGGTCGCTGACTCGGGTTGAACTTGCCCCTCTAAGGGGGGGCCTGAGCGCGAACGAACCCGCTTGCCGTCAACTTCTAACCGCAACTCCACCGAACCACCCTGGCCAGAGCCACTGGTGATTTGGCCAGAACCGGCCCAGGTCTGTCCAGCTAGGGCAGGCAAACTCAGAACACAACTGATCAGAGCTGCCTGACTCATGATCGCGGCCCACTTTAAAGAAAATGCCATAGACGCTTCAACACACTCACCACACGGGGAACTGAAAGAAAGCCAAACCAATAGGACAAGCTAACAAGTCCAAATTTCAGCCTAGCCGAGAGGCTCTTCAGCAGGGGTACGCTAAAGCGCAAACTTTGGTGGGCAAACCAGAACGTGAGCTTGAGTCAAAGGGAGCCCCAACGGCATAGGCTCAGTGCCTATTCTGAGAACATGCAATCGAAACCGAGGCAATCACAAAGCTCAAACAAGCAGGAACAGCAGTTCACCTCAGCAATTTGCTTAAACCAATTCGCTCAGGTAATTCGCTTAAATCGCTTGCCCAAGCTGAGTAACCAGATTGCAGTTCGATTGAGACCCAAACTTCAACGGAGACTCTTCACGATGTCTATTCGCTCTTACGCTCGTCTTCTGACCCTAGCTGTAGCAACAACCGTGATCGGTCTATCTGCTGGCATTGCTCAGGCCGGTGACGTTGACGGCTCCAGCCAGAGCGCAACAGCCGTTCAGTCCTCGAATCAGTCCCAGTACACCGAGGGCTATGGCAATACCCAAACCGGTGTGAATGTTCAGAATGTTCTGCAACAACAACAGGGCGTGAACGTTGGCCGCAACCGGGGTCCTCGCGTGAACACCCAAAATTCCACCGCTGTTCAGCTCAATCAGCAAGCACAAGAAGCAATCGGCGAGGGTAATGTACAAACCAGCGTGAACCAGGCCACGGTCGTTCAGAATCAGCAGCAAATTCGCGCTAACCGTCGCGGTCACCGTCGCATCAACCACTAAGTTTGGTTGATTAAAAAGCCTGCTCGGAGGAAGGGCATTCGTCTCCCCTAGTCCCTTCCTCCCTTCCTAATGTTTGCTTCTTTCAGGTGAGGAAATCCTATGCAGCATGCTAGGTGGAAAACCGTTCTAAACAGCCTTTTGGGGGTGGGAGCCCTCAGTTTACTGGCGAATCCCAGTTGGGCTGGACAGATCAATGTTGCCCCGACCATTCAAACTCAAGTTGGTATTCAAAACGCCAACCAAGTTCAAGTCGGTGGCACCGCACCGCGGGGGGGCATTGACCAGCAGATGAACCAGGGACAATCGGCTCAGCCTGCTAGAGGCAGC of Leptolyngbya sp. FACHB-261 contains these proteins:
- a CDS encoding CHASE2 domain-containing protein, with product MDYLAFVRRPPQQTVALGLGLGWGLVFGLLLPLTPVRFWELGLQDALMRLRGPQTPPTELVLVSIDGQKTVQSQAPVQASPAQVATATQAGPDFFPDRASYARLTQRLLGAGAQVVVLNLPSGFVFPQSVGNEDLDTPLRQVVSTHGDQLVLAAYASRTYSLPDSELPIYNHFLPFTAAAQYQVPPEAVQGFVALTPDGDNTVRSTQVTGTFIRNDNLQRQSFASAAALALTKFKQAKFGQAKFGQTPFKAEPLGVRLNFWGPTGSFASIAIEAICPPVPGDQCVGPAQPELTQRVQGKIVLVGFSGGYPEAFPLQTPFGTAMPALEVEANLLATLLTDSAYQTVPASLQALITLVGALLVAGLVMSSRDKGGWQPWRGSWLSAALGLGYFGLGLVAFRQGLFVPMALPVLAWIGTGLSVALCLLLWQQRQQMQAQQRELERLQLAEREAVRYQARKLLYRVATDIHDRQLQDLKLVMDLVETLQLDHPNLEVNPILDKLERIGRGIRNELNNARNLATKLGVTPELREGLHRGIQAELQKLVDSGELSLQVIQELQPLREPPSDSAWIDAREDIFRFFRESITNVIRHAQAPHGSATQVLVSLQQKGSRCTLTIDNDGSVAVGKPSRSGYGTKVMNTIAAELPDGFWRRLPLAGGGMRTELIWTLRLDAST
- a CDS encoding response regulator transcription factor, producing the protein MTVAQPRFLVVEDHPEVAQNNCDWLQRLEAQARCIKLETPEQALDWLTLETADLVVVDLLFGQTSGEQSAEPGLDLLRRIFEQYPSLNVMVYSSEPLLLAPLVERISNHAGGFAAVNKMERRTLFLEGARSALNGELRVPKELRRMTRLTERELEVLVLLCKDCLTDQAIADRLHVSKKTAQNYVQRLKEKLDVDLIDENSTNSRVAVCMEGVRRKLLLF
- a CDS encoding FHA domain-containing protein gives rise to the protein MANAAPQKHLLIVEDSAGSREFLLQRAKYTLGRDPSSDIQVRSQFVSRQHALLLRLPEAERGQYRYRLIDGDLEGRPSANGLMVRNQRVSSCDLQAGDVVVLGPDAKLTYYRVTPPTTTGQPQLDGTTVGHSSLSPLAQDSPPLN